One genomic segment of Scyliorhinus canicula chromosome 10, sScyCan1.1, whole genome shotgun sequence includes these proteins:
- the stmn2b gene encoding stathmin-2b, producing MSKTAIAYKEKMKELSMLSLICSCFYSEPHAATFYNYDDMQVKQINKRASGQSFEVILKPPSPEAAPALDRPLSPPKKDLSLDEIQKKLEAAEDRRKSQEAQVLKQLAEKREHEREVLQKALEENNNFSRTAEEKLIIKMELNKENREAHLAALMERLRERERHATEVRRNKELREEISG from the exons CATACAAGGAGAAAATGAAGGAGCTCTCTATGCTCTCTCTGATATGTTCCTGCTTCTACTCTGAACCACATGCTGCCACATTCTATAACTATGATG ACATGCAAGTTAAACAAATCAACAAGCGTGCCTCGGGTCAGTCCTTTGAGGTGATCTTAAAGCCGCCTTCTCCAGAAGCAGCGCCAGCACTGGATCGCCCTCTGTCACCTCCAAAGAAGGATCTCTCTTTGGATGAGATCCAGAAGAAGCTTGAGGCTGCTGAAGACAGGAGGaag TCCCAGGAGGCCCAGGTTCTTAAGCAGCTTGCAGAAAAGAGAGAGCATGAGCGAGAGGTCTTGCAAAAGGCCTTGGAAGAGAATAATAATTTCAGCAGGACTGCAGAGGAAAAACTGATCATAAAGATGGAACTGAACAAGGAAAACCGCGAGGCTCATTTAGCTGCTCTTATGGAACGTCTCCGCGAGAGG GAGAGGCATGCCACAGAGGTCCGCAGGAACAAGGAACTTCGGGAGGAGATCTCCGGCTGA